Proteins from a single region of Candidatus Rokuibacteriota bacterium:
- a CDS encoding TAXI family TRAP transporter solute-binding subunit: MDKPGLGKRGIAGFALLAAGLTLAIAGAPAPVQAQQRFVTIGTGGVTGVYYASGGAICRLVNKDRAKRGIRCSVESTGGSVFNINTIRAGELDMGVAQSDVHYNAAKGLAQFKDAGAYGDLRSVFSLHPEPFTVAARKEASVRRFEDFKGKRFNVGNPGSGTRASMEELLSAMGWKLSDFSLPSELKADEHGAALCDGKIDGFFYGVGHPSANIQDPTTTCGAKLVSLTGPAVDTLVKSRPYYAYAVIPGGMYPNNPQETRTFGVLATFVSSASVPADVIYHVVKAVFDNFDDFKKLHPAFAVLRPEKMIKDGLAAPLHEGALRYYREKGWVK; the protein is encoded by the coding sequence ATGGACAAGCCCGGTCTCGGCAAGCGCGGCATCGCTGGATTCGCTCTCCTGGCTGCGGGCCTGACACTCGCCATCGCCGGCGCCCCCGCTCCGGTGCAGGCCCAGCAGCGGTTCGTCACCATCGGCACCGGCGGGGTCACCGGCGTCTACTACGCCTCCGGCGGCGCCATCTGCCGGCTGGTCAACAAGGACCGCGCCAAGCGCGGCATCCGCTGCTCGGTCGAATCCACGGGTGGCTCCGTGTTCAACATCAACACGATCCGCGCCGGCGAGCTGGACATGGGCGTGGCCCAGTCCGACGTGCACTACAACGCGGCGAAGGGCCTCGCCCAGTTCAAGGACGCGGGCGCGTACGGCGACCTGCGCTCGGTGTTCTCGCTTCACCCCGAGCCGTTCACCGTCGCAGCGCGCAAGGAGGCGAGCGTCCGGCGGTTCGAGGACTTCAAGGGGAAGCGCTTCAACGTGGGCAACCCGGGCTCCGGTACGCGGGCATCCATGGAGGAGCTGCTCTCCGCCATGGGGTGGAAGTTGTCCGACTTCTCTCTGCCGTCCGAGCTGAAGGCCGATGAGCACGGGGCCGCGCTCTGCGATGGCAAGATCGACGGCTTCTTCTACGGCGTCGGCCACCCGTCGGCGAACATCCAGGATCCGACAACCACGTGCGGGGCGAAGCTCGTGTCGCTGACCGGCCCGGCCGTGGACACGCTGGTGAAGTCACGGCCGTATTACGCCTATGCCGTCATCCCCGGCGGGATGTACCCGAACAACCCCCAGGAGACGCGGACGTTCGGCGTGCTGGCGACCTTCGTCAGCTCGGCCAGCGTCCCCGCCGACGTGATCTACCACGTCGTCAAGGCCGTCTTCGACAACTTCGACGACTTCAAGAAGCTGCATCCGGCGTTCGCCGTGCTCAGGCCGGAGAAGATGATCAAGGATGGCCTGGCGGCACCGCTGCACGAGGGCGCGCTGCGGTATTACCGCGAGAAGGGCTGGGTCAAGTAG
- the tdh gene encoding L-threonine 3-dehydrogenase: MKALVKSRSEPGLWLEEVPMPDIGINDVLIKVDRTAVCGTDLHIFRWDAWAQSTIPVPMAIGHEFVGEIVTVGTNVAGFRPGDLVSGEGHVVCGRCRNCLAGRRHLCARTSAVGVNRPGAFAEYIALPMSNIWPHDASIDRDIACIFDPFGNAVHTALSFPVLGEDVLITGAGPIGIMAAAVVRHAGARYVVITDVNSYRLELARKVGVTLAVDARSTGLADVQTEIGMREGFDVGLEMSGNPAAFRDMLANMCHGAKIALLGIPSEDMAIDWNTVIFNMLTIKGIYGREMYETWYKMTVMLQSGLDIRPVITHRFHFTKFQEAFEVMLSGQTGKVILDWT, encoded by the coding sequence ATGAAAGCGCTCGTGAAGAGCCGGAGCGAGCCCGGCCTGTGGCTCGAAGAGGTGCCGATGCCCGACATCGGCATCAACGACGTGCTGATCAAGGTCGATCGCACGGCGGTCTGCGGAACCGATCTGCACATTTTCAGATGGGACGCGTGGGCGCAGAGCACGATCCCCGTTCCCATGGCGATCGGCCATGAGTTCGTGGGGGAGATCGTGACGGTCGGGACCAACGTCGCCGGCTTCCGGCCCGGCGACCTCGTCAGCGGGGAAGGCCATGTCGTGTGCGGACGCTGCCGGAATTGCCTGGCCGGGCGCCGGCATCTGTGCGCGCGCACCTCAGCCGTCGGCGTCAACCGGCCCGGCGCTTTCGCCGAGTACATCGCGCTGCCGATGAGCAACATCTGGCCCCACGACGCCTCGATCGACAGGGACATCGCCTGCATCTTCGATCCCTTCGGAAACGCGGTGCACACAGCGCTGTCCTTCCCCGTGCTGGGAGAGGATGTGCTCATCACCGGCGCGGGCCCGATCGGCATCATGGCAGCCGCCGTCGTGCGCCACGCCGGAGCCAGGTACGTCGTGATCACGGACGTGAATTCCTACCGCCTGGAGCTGGCCCGCAAGGTCGGCGTCACGCTCGCCGTGGACGCCCGCTCGACCGGGCTCGCCGACGTGCAGACGGAGATCGGCATGCGAGAGGGATTCGATGTCGGGCTGGAGATGTCGGGGAACCCTGCGGCGTTCCGCGACATGCTCGCCAACATGTGCCACGGCGCCAAGATCGCCCTGCTGGGCATCCCCTCGGAAGACATGGCGATCGACTGGAACACGGTGATCTTCAACATGCTCACCATCAAGGGCATCTACGGGCGGGAGATGTACGAGACCTGGTACAAGATGACGGTGATGCTGCAGTCGGGCCTCGACATCCGCCCCGTGATCACCCACCGCTTCCACTTCACGAAGTTTCAGGAGGCGTTTGAAGTGATGCTCTCGGGTCAGACAGGCAAAGTGATTCTCGACTGGACATAG
- a CDS encoding peptide ABC transporter substrate-binding protein gives MDEHALRELIQEVKAGRLSRRRFMHTMLGLGLTAPLATQMLGPAGMAQAQAPAATVTPTRRGGGGQLRTLWWQAPTLLNPHFANGIKDQDAARIFYEPLAGFDPDGNVVAILAAEVPSVAAGTLAKDLTWVTWRLKRGVSWHDGKPFTAEDVVFNWEYVADPATAAVTSGSYREIARIDTLDSHTVKVVFKTPQPFWSDAFCGSRGMLIPKHVFAPYKGAKSREAPGNLKAMGTGPYRFVDFKPGDVVKGQLNPAYHLPNLPFFDTIEMKGGGDAVSAARAVLQTGEFDYAWNMQVEDEILARLEQGGKGRVNIWPTGDPEHIQCNFSDPRTEVDGERASARTTHPLLSDLAVRQALGLLVDRASVQEQIYGRLGQTSANFLNAPSRFRSPNLKWEFNIDRANQLLDAAGWKRGPDGIRAKDGKKLRMVYQTSINAARQKTQQIVKQAAAKAGIDLELKSVVASVFFSSDPANPDTFPHFYADLQMYTTAHTAPDPRYFMNQFCSWEIASKTNKWQGRNVTRFRSEEYDRAYRAAESELDPVKRAALFVRMNDIVIQQAAVIPILWRNGVSASATRLKGMDLTGWDSAFWRLAHWYREA, from the coding sequence ATGGACGAGCACGCGCTGCGTGAGCTGATCCAGGAAGTCAAGGCGGGCCGGCTGAGCCGCCGCCGCTTCATGCACACCATGCTGGGGCTCGGGCTCACCGCGCCCCTGGCCACCCAGATGCTCGGCCCGGCCGGCATGGCCCAGGCCCAGGCCCCCGCGGCAACCGTCACGCCGACGCGACGCGGCGGTGGCGGACAGCTCCGGACGCTGTGGTGGCAGGCCCCCACGCTCCTCAACCCGCACTTCGCCAACGGCATCAAGGACCAGGATGCGGCCCGCATCTTCTACGAGCCCCTGGCCGGCTTCGACCCCGACGGCAACGTGGTGGCCATCCTCGCTGCCGAGGTGCCGAGCGTGGCCGCCGGAACGCTGGCGAAGGACTTGACCTGGGTGACCTGGCGGCTCAAGCGCGGCGTCAGCTGGCACGATGGCAAGCCCTTCACGGCGGAGGACGTGGTCTTCAACTGGGAGTACGTGGCCGACCCCGCGACGGCCGCCGTGACCAGCGGCTCCTATCGCGAGATCGCCCGGATCGACACCCTCGACAGCCACACGGTGAAGGTCGTCTTCAAGACGCCCCAGCCGTTCTGGTCGGACGCCTTCTGCGGCAGCCGCGGCATGCTCATCCCGAAGCACGTCTTCGCGCCGTACAAGGGCGCCAAGTCCCGCGAGGCGCCCGGGAATCTCAAGGCCATGGGGACCGGGCCGTACCGCTTCGTGGACTTCAAGCCCGGGGACGTCGTCAAGGGCCAGCTGAACCCCGCCTATCACCTGCCGAACCTGCCCTTCTTCGACACCATCGAGATGAAGGGCGGGGGCGATGCGGTCTCCGCCGCCCGGGCGGTGCTCCAGACGGGGGAGTTCGACTACGCCTGGAACATGCAGGTCGAGGACGAGATCCTGGCTCGGCTGGAGCAGGGCGGCAAGGGCCGCGTGAACATCTGGCCCACGGGGGACCCCGAGCACATCCAGTGCAACTTCTCCGACCCGCGGACCGAGGTGGACGGCGAGCGGGCGAGCGCCAGGACCACCCATCCGCTGCTCTCGGACCTCGCCGTGCGCCAGGCCCTCGGTCTCCTCGTGGACCGCGCCTCGGTCCAGGAGCAGATCTACGGCCGCCTGGGTCAGACCAGCGCCAACTTCCTCAACGCCCCGTCCCGCTTCCGCTCCCCGAACTTGAAGTGGGAGTTCAACATCGACAGGGCCAACCAGCTCCTGGACGCGGCCGGGTGGAAGCGCGGCCCCGACGGCATCCGGGCCAAGGACGGCAAGAAGCTCCGGATGGTCTACCAGACGTCCATCAACGCCGCTCGGCAGAAGACGCAGCAGATCGTCAAGCAAGCAGCAGCCAAGGCGGGGATCGATCTCGAGCTCAAGTCGGTCGTGGCCTCGGTGTTCTTCTCCTCGGACCCGGCCAACCCCGACACCTTCCCGCACTTCTATGCCGATCTCCAGATGTACACCACCGCCCACACCGCGCCGGACCCGCGGTACTTCATGAACCAGTTCTGCTCCTGGGAGATCGCCTCGAAGACGAACAAGTGGCAGGGCCGGAATGTCACCCGCTTCCGGAGCGAGGAGTACGACCGAGCCTACCGGGCGGCCGAGTCCGAGCTTGACCCCGTCAAGCGGGCGGCGCTGTTCGTCCGCATGAACGACATCGTGATCCAGCAGGCCGCGGTCATCCCGATCCTGTGGCGGAACGGGGTCTCGGCCTCCGCGACGCGGCTCAAGGGCATGGACCTCACGGGCTGGGACTCCGCCTTCTGGCGGCTGGCCCACTGGTACCGGGAAGCCTGA
- a CDS encoding amidohydrolase family protein produces the protein MKLIGARLIDGTGAAPIENATLILDERVRDIASDNRLADYPDPDTLDIGGRTVMPGLINAHVHLTHDAGAPDPLKALRDEPPAVTAIRAASRARRMLEAGITTARDVGGVDFIELAVRDLIKRGEIPGPRLLCAGKQITMTGGQGWPMGRESDGPDEVRKAVREQLKAGADLIKLMATGGVLTPGVEPGTAQLTEDELRAGASEARRAGRRTAVHAQGIEGMKAAIRAGIDTIEHGVFLDDEAAAMMKERDLVFVPTLAAAYRITQAGRARGIPQYAMDKMGRINAANTHTFQLAWRAGVIIAAGNDGGTPFNPHEDLMTELRLMAEAGVPPLDAIRAGTWGSARALGLEDELGTIECGKWADLVVLDGDPLVDLTAVSRVWCVLQHGTVVHRATTERGR, from the coding sequence ATGAAACTGATTGGCGCGCGCTTGATTGATGGCACGGGAGCCGCCCCGATCGAGAACGCGACGTTGATTCTGGACGAGCGCGTGCGGGATATCGCCTCGGACAATCGGTTGGCCGACTACCCCGATCCCGACACGCTCGACATCGGTGGGCGCACGGTGATGCCCGGCCTGATCAACGCTCATGTCCACCTGACCCACGACGCGGGCGCGCCTGATCCCCTCAAGGCGCTGCGCGACGAGCCCCCGGCGGTCACGGCCATTCGCGCGGCCAGCCGCGCTCGACGCATGCTTGAAGCCGGCATCACGACGGCACGGGACGTCGGCGGCGTCGATTTCATCGAGCTGGCGGTGCGCGACTTGATCAAGAGGGGGGAGATTCCCGGACCGCGCCTGTTGTGCGCCGGGAAGCAGATCACCATGACCGGGGGCCAGGGGTGGCCCATGGGCCGCGAGAGCGACGGCCCCGACGAGGTGCGCAAGGCGGTGCGCGAGCAGCTCAAGGCGGGGGCCGACCTGATCAAGCTCATGGCCACCGGGGGCGTGTTGACCCCTGGCGTTGAGCCGGGTACCGCGCAGCTGACAGAAGACGAGCTGCGGGCGGGCGCCAGCGAGGCGCGCAGGGCTGGCCGCCGCACCGCCGTGCACGCGCAAGGCATCGAGGGCATGAAAGCCGCCATCCGCGCCGGGATCGATACGATCGAGCACGGCGTGTTCCTCGACGACGAAGCCGCTGCCATGATGAAGGAACGCGATCTCGTGTTCGTCCCGACACTGGCCGCCGCGTACCGGATCACGCAGGCGGGACGGGCCCGTGGCATCCCCCAGTACGCGATGGACAAGATGGGGAGGATCAACGCGGCGAACACGCACACCTTCCAGCTGGCGTGGCGGGCCGGCGTCATCATCGCGGCGGGCAACGATGGGGGCACGCCGTTCAACCCACACGAGGACTTGATGACCGAGCTGCGCCTGATGGCTGAAGCAGGGGTACCTCCCTTGGACGCCATCCGGGCAGGAACATGGGGGTCAGCGCGCGCGCTGGGGCTGGAGGACGAGCTGGGCACGATTGAATGCGGCAAGTGGGCCGACCTGGTTGTGCTCGACGGCGACCCCCTCGTCGACCTCACGGCAGTGAGCCGGGTGTGGTGCGTGCTGCAGCACGGGACAGTGGTGCACCGAGCCACGACAGAACGCGGTAGATGA
- a CDS encoding response regulator, giving the protein MTGGESDPGGAAACLVGVRVLVVDADADVRDLVVEMLVGRGATVISTGTAVQALELVQRERPDVLVSGIYMAGNNGFWLIRMIRAMPSTRGAAIPAIAFTGGADAAGRDLILASGYDACLAKPSDLGRLAEVVARLRPGARPSARPAPRGHDGPEPQGELST; this is encoded by the coding sequence TTGACGGGAGGCGAAAGTGATCCCGGCGGGGCAGCCGCTTGCCTGGTCGGGGTGCGGGTGCTGGTCGTCGATGCCGACGCCGACGTTCGCGACCTCGTGGTCGAGATGCTCGTGGGCCGCGGGGCCACGGTCATCTCGACGGGCACCGCTGTCCAGGCGCTCGAACTCGTGCAGCGCGAGCGCCCGGATGTTCTCGTCAGCGGCATCTACATGGCCGGGAACAACGGGTTCTGGCTCATACGGATGATCCGCGCGATGCCGAGCACACGGGGAGCGGCCATCCCGGCCATCGCCTTCACCGGCGGCGCGGACGCTGCGGGCCGTGATCTGATCCTTGCCTCCGGATACGACGCCTGTCTCGCGAAGCCGTCCGATCTGGGCAGGCTGGCTGAGGTTGTCGCGAGACTGAGGCCTGGTGCCAGGCCATCAGCCCGCCCCGCACCCCGTGGGCACGACGGGCCGGAACCGCAAGGCGAGCTCTCGACGTGA
- a CDS encoding UbiD family decarboxylase, whose translation MAGYDDLRSYLAYLESRGQVVHVTEPVSPKFDVARWEQQHDGKHTVFFDTVKGSAMPIVANIFNRRENVAHILGVEPTVALTDRLIAAARRPIPTRLVADGPVREVRVSGDDVDLLSQLPNPWHFEKDAGHYISSGVIVAKDLQTGKRNLSFARMLVHDRATLHVMINFYRHLFELYLRAEQHGRPLEVAIVIGPDPATWLEGGMPARLVPLEVDELEVAGALRGEPLEVVKCETVDLEVPAHAEIVIEGEMLPGVRASEGPYADYSLVYDAPPRQNPVIRVKAITRRAKPIYLDVLPGSRDNWLIGGVCREADLLDHLRQLVPNVRAVHLTVGSCCRFHAVVQIDKRHEYDPSHVIVATLTPTEASRDVKWVTVVDKDIDPFDPEQVEWATVTRSQWDRDLIILPRMAMALDPSALARTPPSLRKLGDVLSTKAGIDATIPLEFPDRIDSYHRAEVPNG comes from the coding sequence ATGGCCGGGTACGACGATCTCCGTTCCTATCTCGCGTACCTCGAATCTCGCGGGCAGGTCGTCCACGTGACGGAACCGGTCTCGCCCAAGTTCGACGTGGCGCGGTGGGAGCAGCAGCACGACGGCAAGCACACGGTGTTCTTCGACACGGTGAAGGGGTCGGCGATGCCGATCGTCGCCAACATCTTCAACCGGCGGGAGAACGTCGCCCACATCCTGGGGGTCGAACCGACGGTGGCGCTGACCGATCGGCTGATCGCAGCCGCCCGACGTCCGATCCCGACCCGCCTGGTTGCCGACGGGCCGGTGCGAGAGGTGCGGGTCAGCGGGGACGACGTGGACCTGCTCTCGCAGCTTCCGAATCCCTGGCACTTCGAGAAGGACGCCGGCCACTACATCAGCAGCGGCGTCATCGTGGCGAAGGATCTGCAGACGGGGAAGCGAAACCTGTCCTTCGCGCGAATGCTGGTCCATGACCGCGCGACGCTGCATGTCATGATCAACTTCTATCGTCATCTGTTCGAGCTCTACCTTCGCGCCGAGCAGCACGGCCGCCCGCTCGAGGTCGCGATCGTCATCGGGCCCGATCCTGCGACCTGGCTCGAGGGCGGGATGCCCGCCCGGCTGGTGCCGCTGGAGGTGGATGAGCTGGAGGTCGCGGGCGCCCTCAGAGGGGAGCCCCTCGAGGTGGTGAAGTGCGAGACCGTCGATCTCGAGGTTCCGGCTCACGCCGAGATCGTGATCGAAGGGGAGATGCTTCCCGGGGTCCGCGCTTCGGAGGGGCCCTACGCGGATTACTCGCTCGTCTACGATGCCCCGCCGCGGCAGAACCCGGTCATTCGCGTCAAGGCGATCACGCGCCGGGCGAAGCCCATCTATCTCGACGTGCTCCCCGGATCGCGAGACAACTGGCTGATCGGCGGGGTCTGCCGCGAAGCGGACCTGCTCGACCACTTGCGCCAGCTCGTGCCGAATGTCCGGGCGGTCCATTTGACCGTCGGGAGCTGCTGCCGATTTCACGCGGTCGTCCAGATCGACAAGCGACACGAGTACGATCCCTCCCATGTGATCGTGGCCACGTTGACCCCGACCGAGGCCAGCCGTGACGTCAAGTGGGTGACCGTCGTGGACAAGGACATCGATCCGTTCGATCCCGAGCAGGTCGAGTGGGCGACCGTCACCCGGTCTCAGTGGGATCGGGACCTCATCATCCTCCCGAGGATGGCCATGGCCCTGGACCCCTCGGCGCTCGCGCGGACACCCCCGTCGCTCCGCAAGCTGGGGGATGTGCTCAGCACCAAGGCGGGTATCGACGCCACCATCCCGCTGGAGTTTCCAGACCGCATCGACAGCTATCACCGGGCCGAGGTGCCGAATGGGTAG
- a CDS encoding xanthine dehydrogenase family protein molybdopterin-binding subunit: protein MTGTLVSAENGPTRWIGRALKRVEDPRFLTGRATYVDDLRMPGMLHLAILRSPHAHARILRVDTRGASTVPGVAAVLVGDDLVRAMAPLRPLIPIPHPPSTYPLAVERVRYVGEPVAAVAAGDRASAEDALDAIRVEYEPLPVVVDPERAIEHGSPVLFGELGSNVLWHDTFTYGDVDGAFAAAREILAERFTMHRYASTPLETFGVIAQVDPGTGLVTIWSNDQRPGLTSGVVTDALRIPQNRLRLVGPEIGGGFGNKRKAPYLVLAAMLARQTRRPVKYVEDRQENLTALMHAANGVMDVKVALGPGGRVLALSVRDLVDEGCNLQNPTLYSLLKLSNIVNCYQIKAVRFEGYAVLTNKCPSGANRGIGKPAMCFAIERMMDLAARGLGQDPAQIRFANFIQPEEFPYETPVGAVYDSGDYPETLRRALAVADYAGLRAAQAEARQANRFVGIGIAAAVEPSTSNLSAYILATGKPGTSGVGEAALVRVELDGSVRVATGNVASGQGYPTVIGQIVADELGVTPEQVSVSPWFDSHENPWMFSSGSFSNKFAGTDTGAIVGAARAVRAKIAGIAGHLLEVAPEDLDLHDGVITVSGLPGRRVTLAEVAAAAYRDLLALPPGVQGGLEARYYYVNPTANRPDGSRRVRVQLTFSNSVHVTAVEVDPRTGAVRFLRYVIVHDCGREINPRLVEGMVHGATAHGVGATLLEEFVYDDHGQLLTGTFTDYPKPTAMDVPSFTVETLESPSPFTVLGTKGVGEGGAIPSLAAIANAVEDALAPLGIKITRLPLTPARIWEAIRHAQDAARSAPPVA, encoded by the coding sequence GTGACGGGGACGCTCGTGAGCGCCGAGAATGGCCCCACGAGATGGATCGGTCGGGCGCTCAAGCGAGTCGAAGACCCGCGCTTTCTGACGGGGCGAGCCACCTACGTCGACGACCTCAGGATGCCGGGCATGCTTCACCTGGCCATCCTCCGGAGCCCCCATGCCCATGCCCGCATCTTGCGCGTCGACACGCGAGGAGCCTCGACCGTCCCGGGCGTCGCCGCTGTTCTCGTCGGGGACGATCTCGTCCGGGCCATGGCCCCGCTCCGTCCGCTCATCCCTATCCCGCATCCCCCGAGCACCTATCCCCTGGCAGTCGAGCGAGTTCGATACGTGGGGGAGCCGGTCGCGGCGGTGGCAGCGGGGGACCGGGCCTCGGCCGAGGATGCGCTCGACGCGATCCGCGTCGAGTACGAGCCGCTGCCCGTCGTCGTGGATCCCGAGAGGGCGATCGAGCACGGCTCGCCGGTCCTGTTCGGGGAGCTGGGAAGCAACGTGCTGTGGCATGACACGTTCACCTACGGTGACGTGGATGGGGCCTTCGCGGCTGCCAGGGAGATCCTCGCCGAGCGATTCACCATGCACCGGTATGCCTCGACACCGCTCGAGACATTTGGCGTGATCGCCCAGGTGGATCCCGGGACCGGTCTGGTGACGATCTGGAGCAATGACCAGCGGCCCGGTCTCACGAGCGGCGTGGTGACGGATGCGCTCCGGATCCCTCAGAACCGGTTGCGGCTGGTCGGGCCGGAAATCGGCGGGGGCTTCGGGAACAAGCGGAAAGCCCCCTACCTGGTCCTGGCGGCGATGCTGGCCCGGCAGACCAGGCGACCGGTGAAGTACGTCGAGGACCGGCAGGAGAACCTGACCGCCCTCATGCACGCCGCCAACGGCGTGATGGACGTGAAGGTGGCGCTGGGGCCTGGCGGCCGCGTCCTGGCGCTCTCGGTGCGGGACCTCGTGGACGAGGGGTGCAATCTGCAGAACCCGACCCTGTACAGCCTCCTCAAGCTCAGCAACATCGTCAATTGCTACCAGATCAAGGCCGTGCGCTTCGAGGGCTATGCCGTGCTCACGAACAAGTGCCCCTCCGGCGCGAACCGGGGAATCGGCAAGCCCGCGATGTGCTTCGCCATCGAGCGCATGATGGATCTGGCCGCCCGGGGTCTCGGCCAAGACCCGGCCCAGATCCGCTTCGCGAACTTCATCCAGCCCGAGGAGTTCCCGTACGAGACGCCGGTGGGCGCCGTCTACGACAGCGGGGACTACCCCGAGACGCTCCGCCGAGCCCTGGCCGTCGCCGATTATGCCGGCCTCCGGGCGGCCCAGGCCGAGGCTCGGCAGGCCAATCGCTTCGTGGGAATCGGGATCGCGGCCGCGGTCGAGCCCAGCACCTCCAACCTCTCCGCCTACATTCTCGCCACCGGCAAGCCGGGGACCTCGGGGGTCGGGGAAGCCGCGCTGGTCCGGGTGGAGCTGGACGGCAGCGTGCGGGTCGCCACGGGCAACGTGGCGAGCGGCCAGGGCTACCCCACCGTGATCGGCCAGATCGTCGCGGACGAGCTGGGGGTCACGCCGGAGCAGGTGAGCGTGAGCCCCTGGTTCGATTCACACGAGAACCCCTGGATGTTCTCGTCGGGGAGCTTCTCCAACAAGTTCGCGGGGACCGACACGGGAGCCATCGTTGGCGCCGCCCGGGCGGTGCGCGCGAAGATCGCCGGGATCGCCGGCCACCTCCTGGAGGTAGCGCCCGAGGACCTCGACCTCCACGACGGGGTCATCACCGTCAGTGGCCTCCCGGGACGCCGGGTCACGCTGGCGGAGGTCGCGGCGGCCGCCTACCGCGACCTCCTCGCGCTCCCCCCGGGGGTGCAGGGCGGACTGGAGGCCCGCTACTACTACGTCAACCCCACGGCGAACCGGCCGGATGGCTCCAGACGGGTCCGCGTGCAGCTCACCTTCAGCAACTCGGTGCATGTCACAGCCGTCGAGGTGGATCCCAGGACGGGGGCCGTCCGCTTTCTGCGGTATGTCATCGTTCACGACTGCGGCAGGGAGATCAATCCGCGGCTCGTGGAGGGGATGGTCCACGGCGCGACGGCCCACGGCGTCGGCGCGACGCTGCTCGAGGAGTTCGTCTACGATGACCACGGGCAACTGCTGACCGGCACCTTCACGGACTATCCGAAGCCGACGGCGATGGACGTCCCCTCGTTCACGGTGGAGACGCTCGAGTCCCCCTCCCCGTTCACCGTCCTGGGCACGAAGGGGGTGGGCGAAGGGGGCGCGATCCCGTCGCTCGCCGCCATCGCCAACGCAGTGGAGGACGCCCTCGCCCCCTTGGGGATCAAGATCACCCGCCTCCCCCTCACCCCTGCGCGGATCTGGGAGGCGATCCGTCACGCTCAGGACGCAGCCCGGAGCGCTCCGCCGGTGGCCTAG
- a CDS encoding (2Fe-2S)-binding protein has translation MASRYVVSVTVNGEPRTAQVPARMSLADCLREEWGLTGCHVGCEQGACGACTVLLDGRPVRSCLMLAVQASGAQVTTIEGLADGERLHPVQEAFWECHGLQCGFCTPGMVLTVVHLLEQVPAPTETQIRRALSGNLCMCTGYQNIVRAVGWAAARAAE, from the coding sequence ATGGCTAGCCGGTACGTCGTGTCCGTCACGGTGAACGGCGAGCCCCGGACTGCCCAGGTCCCGGCGCGGATGAGTTTGGCGGACTGCCTGCGGGAGGAATGGGGGCTGACAGGATGCCATGTCGGGTGCGAGCAGGGCGCCTGCGGCGCCTGCACCGTCCTCCTCGACGGGCGCCCGGTCCGGAGCTGCCTCATGCTCGCTGTGCAGGCTTCCGGCGCCCAGGTCACGACGATCGAGGGACTGGCTGACGGGGAGCGCCTCCATCCGGTCCAGGAAGCGTTCTGGGAGTGCCACGGGCTGCAGTGCGGCTTCTGCACGCCGGGGATGGTCCTGACGGTGGTCCACCTCCTTGAACAGGTTCCCGCTCCGACCGAGACCCAGATCCGCCGGGCGCTCTCGGGGAACCTGTGCATGTGCACGGGGTATCAGAATATCGTCCGGGCGGTGGGCTGGGCGGCGGCGCGGGCGGCCGAGTGA